In one window of Henckelia pumila isolate YLH828 chromosome 1, ASM3356847v2, whole genome shotgun sequence DNA:
- the LOC140875610 gene encoding mitochondrial arginine transporter BAC2-like isoform X1 — MDFWPEFLASSWGREFVAGGFGGTAGVITGYPLDTLRVRLQQSRTGSALGILRRVVASEGPSALYRGMAAPFASVTLQNAIAFQTYALLSQALDKNIAADDPPSYTGVAFGGIGTGAIQSLLLSPVELIKIRLQLQQQTIKNAYRSSLPNGPINVAKSILQTGGWRGLYRGITITVLRDAPAHGVYFWTYEYMRERLHPGCRKNGQETFQTMLLAGGLAGVTSWICCYPLDVIKTRIQSESGCSEAGIVDCFKRIVKYEGYKVLWRGLGTAVTRAFIVNGTIFSAYEIALRCLFDGKNHATTSN; from the exons ATGGACTTTTGGCCCGAATTTCTTGCAAGCAGCTGGGGTAGGGAATTTGTCGCCGGAGGATTTGGCGGCACCGCCGGTGTTATCACCGGCTATCCGCTGGATACGCTGAGGGTCCGGCTGCAGCAATCGAGGACAGGATCTGCTCTCGGCATTCTCCGCCGTGTGGTTGCGAGTGAAGGGCCCTCTGCTCTGTACAGAGGCATGGCTGCTCCCTTTGCTTCCGTCACTCTACAG AATGCCATTGCTTTCCAGACATACGCCTTGTTATCCCAAGCATTGGATAAAAACATAGCAGCAGATGATCCACCCTCATACACAGGAGTGGCCTTTGGAGGAATAGGCACCGGAGCCATACAAAGCCTGCTCCTCAGCCCCGTCGAACTCATAAAAATCCGTCTACAATTGCAGCAACAAACCATCAAAAACGCCTACCGATCAAGCCTCCCGAATGGCCCTATAAACGTCGCGAAAAGCATACTCCAAACCGGAGGGTGGAGAGGCCTATACAGAGGCATAACCATCACAGTACTAAGGGACGCACCGGCACACGGCGTGTACTTCTGGACGTATGAGTACATGAGAGAACGGCTCCATCCGGGATGCCGGAAAAACGGGCAAGAGACATTCCAAACCATGCTTCTTGCCGGGGGCCTCGCGGGTGTAACGAGCTGGATTTGTTGCTACCCGTTAGACGTGATCAAAACGAGGATTCAATCCGAGTCGGGTTGCTCGGAGGCGGGGATAGTCGATTGTTTTAAAAGGATTGTGAAATATGAAGGGTATAAAGTGCTTTGGAGGGGTTTAGGGACAGCGGTCACCAGGGCTTTTATAGTGAATGGAACCATTTTTAGTGCTTATGAGATAGCATTGAGGTGCTTATTTGATGGCAAAAATCATGCAACTACGTCTAATTAA
- the LOC140875610 gene encoding mitochondrial arginine transporter BAC2-like isoform X2 has protein sequence MDFWPEFLASSWGREFVAGGFGGTAGVITGYPLDTLRVRLQQSRTGSALGILRRVVASEGPSALYRGMAAPFASVTLQTYALLSQALDKNIAADDPPSYTGVAFGGIGTGAIQSLLLSPVELIKIRLQLQQQTIKNAYRSSLPNGPINVAKSILQTGGWRGLYRGITITVLRDAPAHGVYFWTYEYMRERLHPGCRKNGQETFQTMLLAGGLAGVTSWICCYPLDVIKTRIQSESGCSEAGIVDCFKRIVKYEGYKVLWRGLGTAVTRAFIVNGTIFSAYEIALRCLFDGKNHATTSN, from the exons ATGGACTTTTGGCCCGAATTTCTTGCAAGCAGCTGGGGTAGGGAATTTGTCGCCGGAGGATTTGGCGGCACCGCCGGTGTTATCACCGGCTATCCGCTGGATACGCTGAGGGTCCGGCTGCAGCAATCGAGGACAGGATCTGCTCTCGGCATTCTCCGCCGTGTGGTTGCGAGTGAAGGGCCCTCTGCTCTGTACAGAGGCATGGCTGCTCCCTTTGCTTCCGTCACTCTACAG ACATACGCCTTGTTATCCCAAGCATTGGATAAAAACATAGCAGCAGATGATCCACCCTCATACACAGGAGTGGCCTTTGGAGGAATAGGCACCGGAGCCATACAAAGCCTGCTCCTCAGCCCCGTCGAACTCATAAAAATCCGTCTACAATTGCAGCAACAAACCATCAAAAACGCCTACCGATCAAGCCTCCCGAATGGCCCTATAAACGTCGCGAAAAGCATACTCCAAACCGGAGGGTGGAGAGGCCTATACAGAGGCATAACCATCACAGTACTAAGGGACGCACCGGCACACGGCGTGTACTTCTGGACGTATGAGTACATGAGAGAACGGCTCCATCCGGGATGCCGGAAAAACGGGCAAGAGACATTCCAAACCATGCTTCTTGCCGGGGGCCTCGCGGGTGTAACGAGCTGGATTTGTTGCTACCCGTTAGACGTGATCAAAACGAGGATTCAATCCGAGTCGGGTTGCTCGGAGGCGGGGATAGTCGATTGTTTTAAAAGGATTGTGAAATATGAAGGGTATAAAGTGCTTTGGAGGGGTTTAGGGACAGCGGTCACCAGGGCTTTTATAGTGAATGGAACCATTTTTAGTGCTTATGAGATAGCATTGAGGTGCTTATTTGATGGCAAAAATCATGCAACTACGTCTAATTAA